The Methanococcus voltae PS genomic interval TAGAATTATGTGAATTTGAGATGGCAGAAGATAATAAACCAATATCAACCACTCGAATTAGATGTAATGAATTGGACAAGTGTGGAAACGTATTGAAATATTAAATAATAACTAGAATAATTACCTAATTTACTAATTTAATAATTTACTAATTTACGAATATAGTTAAATTATAAATAATTGAATTATTTGTGAATAAATATAAGGCGAAATTATGGATATAATGATAATAATAGTGGCTTTAATTTTGGTAGGATATCTTGCAAAAGTAGGCAAGATATTAAACGAAGACCATATTTTAGCGCTTAATAACATAGTTATTTACATGGGTATACCCTCCACAATATTTTTAAATATTCTTGAAAATGTAAGAGTTGACCAACTTTCAGAATTTTTAAAATTACCGATTTTGGTATTTTTAATGTCTGCATTTTGTATAATAACGTCTTATTACGTTGGAAAAGCTTTAAAAATGGACAATAAATCACTTGGTGCATTTATATTATTATGTACCCTTGGAAATACTAGCTTTATGGGATACCCCGTTATAAATGGATTTTATGGTGCAGAAGGACTTACAAGAGCTATCTTTTGGGATATGGGTAGCGTAATAGTTATTATGGGACTTGGTACATATATCGGTCTTAAAATGTCAGGAGCTAAGAAAAACGTTGCTTTAGAGATTATGAAATTCCCGCCGATTGTAGCAGGGGTTTTCAGTACTTTGCTAGTTATATTAGGGTTTAATTTATCATATATGCCTCCAATCGTTATTGAAACACTTACGTATCTTTCACAGGCTACGATTGCTTTGATTATGATATCCCTGGGTTTATCCCTATCACCTTCAGCTCTTAAATTTGGTATGTTTTACGGCTTGGTTGCTTCGGTTATACGTTTATTACTTGCCCCTGGATTCACCTTTGGGGCTTCGGAATTTGTATTAGATAATACATTGGATAGAAATGTCGCAGTCTTACAGTCTGGGACTTCTTCAGCTATGATGAGCTTAGTATTTGCGATACAATATAAATTAGACATTAAAATGATAGCTTCAGGTTGTTTTATAACCACTGTGATATCTATAGGTACACTTACGCTATTCTATCATCTATTAAATATTATTTAAATATTAATTTTTTTATTTTTCTTTGTTTATATTTTCCTTTTTTTTATTTTTTATTACATATTTTTATAGTATAAAATTGATAGATATTTTAGTTTGATATCAATTTAAATTTATAAAAAAATTAATTTACAATTGTGATACTATGAAATTAAAAA includes:
- a CDS encoding AEC family transporter → MDIMIIIVALILVGYLAKVGKILNEDHILALNNIVIYMGIPSTIFLNILENVRVDQLSEFLKLPILVFLMSAFCIITSYYVGKALKMDNKSLGAFILLCTLGNTSFMGYPVINGFYGAEGLTRAIFWDMGSVIVIMGLGTYIGLKMSGAKKNVALEIMKFPPIVAGVFSTLLVILGFNLSYMPPIVIETLTYLSQATIALIMISLGLSLSPSALKFGMFYGLVASVIRLLLAPGFTFGASEFVLDNTLDRNVAVLQSGTSSAMMSLVFAIQYKLDIKMIASGCFITTVISIGTLTLFYHLLNII